Proteins encoded by one window of Cloeon dipterum chromosome 4, ieCloDipt1.1, whole genome shotgun sequence:
- the LOC135943053 gene encoding uncharacterized protein LOC135943053 — translation MTDPTDVRFKKIIGVVIVLFTVAAASNTEQPKEDKALSAAALTIARALQQEVKVPKLLTIAENGEETEEYKLHGATLVVKRSRAPESFKKEAVPKPVQVTSRLLNIKDEASAAASSRSGRQMTIDSDGIPVITGVRVPDDEHDRTHTYRNARVIKNMLVPYDAPQQQQQQQQRRARKTSDLDANAIRPTVLDQGPTAVRAPILQYAHPELGAQQVTFMAREADVAKQVDQAPVYFAKDNPQDIHNDHSPYSYEPAYEAAKPYDLPKFAANKAPKKTLPYQFNDDGLDVYKYRYKNKGYKYVPEQSSGSYATYYSPVDDSRPFWLRFGDLIRDNVQTGYIRMTEFARPMVEPIMSATQSIGANLGFPGKRAQEKVGVAAPLLAGPVAFAPAIGLVAGGAALGLGAAAISRMLETTQVDYGKSRSRRSLVTGGSPLINFQNRNSNEEDVMFSNMVNAMQGQQPDSFLAQLSKYGHNSWSEDTPCAKRIFCDVMTQQSGDSIILMEKKMGTFLSFVNPSVARMLSNHMNDVMDAVRRQDCSQFTCEAESRRRRMGVGVSEFAFQPRAAVAGPR, via the exons gtttaagaaaataataggAGTGGTAATTGTGCTCTTTACGGTTGCTGCTGCGTCCAACACGGAACAGCCCAAAGAGGATAAGGCCTTATCTGCGGCCGCACTGACCATCGCAAGGGCCCTGCAGCAGGAAGTTAAGGTCCCCAAACTTTTGACCA ttgcTGAGAACGGTGAGGAGACGGAGGAGTACAAACTGCATGGCGCCACCCTGGTGGTGAAGCGCTCGAGAGCGCCGGAATCGTTTAAAAAGGAGGCCGTGCCGAAACCGGTCCAAGTGACCTCGCGACTGCTCAATATCAAGGACGAGGCGAGCGCCGCCGCGAGCAGCCGGTCTGGCCGCCAGATGACCATCGACTCTGATGGCATCCCCGTGATCACGGGTGTGCGCGTGCCGGATGACGAGCATGACCGCACGCACACCTACCGCAACGCGCGCGTCATCAAGAACATGTTGGTGCCCTACGACGCCCctcagcagcaacagcagcagcagcagcgccgtGCGCGCAAGACCAGCGACCTGGACGCCAACGCCATCAGGCCGACGGTGCTGGACCAGGGACCAACGGCCGTGAGAGCCCCCATCCTGCAGTACGCTCACCCAGAACTCGGCGCCCAGCAGGTTACGTTCATGGCCCGCGAAGCTGACGTCGCTAAACAGGTGGACCAGGCGCCTGTTTACTTCGCTAAGGATAATCCTCAG GACATCCACAACGACCACAGCCCCTACTCGTACGAACCAGCCTACGAAGCCGCCAAGCCGTACGACCTGCCCAAATTCGCGGCCAACAAGGCTCCGAAGAAGACTCTGCCCTACCAGTTCAACGATGACGGCCTGGACGTGTACAAGTACCGCTACAAGAACAAGGGCTACAAGTACGTGCCAGAGCAGAGCAGCGGAAGCTACGCGACCTACTATTCTCCTGTGGACGACTCGCGACCTTTCTGGCTGCGCTTCGGCGACCTGATCCGCGACAACGTGCAGACCGGCTACATAAGGATGACCGAGTTTGCGCGTCCAATGGTCGAGCCGATCATGTCCGCCACGCAGTCCATCGGTGCCAACCTCGGCTTCCCTGGCAAACGGGCCCAGGAGAAGGTTGGAGTCGCTGCACCCCTGCTCGCTGGACCCGTTGCGTTCGCCCCCGCCATCGGACTCGTGGCCGGCGGTGCCGCCCTTGGACTCGGAGCCGCTGCCATCTCTAGGATGCTCGAGACCACACAGGTCGATTATGGAAAAAGCAGGTCGAGGAGATCGCTCGTCACTGGAGGGTCGCCTCTCATCAACTTccag AACCGTAACAGCAATGAAGAAGATGTCATGTTCTCCAACATGGTTAACGCCATGCAGGGACAGCAGCCGGACAGCTTCCTTGCTCAACTCTCAAAATACGGCCACAACAGCTGGAGCGAAGACACGCCGTGCGCCAAGCGCATTTTCTGCGATGTCATGACGCAACAGTCAGGCGACTCGATCATCCTCATGGAGAAGAAAATGGGCACATTCCTATCCTT TGTCAACCCGAGCGTGGCGCGAATGCTTTCGAACCACATGAACGACGTGATGGACGCCGTCCGGAGGCAGGACTGCTCTCAATTCACCTGCGAGGCTGAATCGAGAAGGCGACGTATGGGCGTCGGCGTGAGCGAGTTTGCCTTCCAGCCCAGGGCAGCGGTTGCAGGCCCCagataa
- the LOC135942789 gene encoding uncharacterized protein LOC135942789, protein MARALGQSVLAVVLGYLVVVGATHQNDVEPARDGKQIDLHGSPTTMIANMARELITKSYSNSQVLSLNLSNVLILLLIKAVLFAISQYSTGGRPFGGLLGRSGPYMPPIDSQPRTLDRSDAYGAERETLLVLSYLRGEAFGNYECLNMVACEDPDGKAPRYLEAARMLLKGARVISPIMPVSPRYEGIVEGLEKAVKHGAAGGNCNHYKCDLQN, encoded by the exons ATGGCGCGGGCTCTTGGACAGAGCGTGTTGGCGGTGGTGCTCGGCTATTTGGTGGTTGTTGGCGCTACTCATCAAAATGACGTGGAGCCGGCACGAGATGGGAAGCAGATTGACCTGCATGGGTCTCCCACAACAATGATCGCCAATATGGCCAGGGAACTGATCACCAAGTCGTACTCTAACAGCCAG GTGCTGAGCTTGAACCTGAGCAATGTGCTCATCTTGTTGCTGATCAAGGCAGTGCTTTTCGCAATCAGCCAGTATAGTACGGGTGGGCGGCCGTTCGGAGGCCTGCTGGGCCGCTCGGGCCCCTACATGCCGCCCATCGACTCGCAGCCGCGCACCCTCGACCGGTCCGACGCGTACGGCGCCGAGCGCGAAACCCTGCTGGTGCTCAGCTACCTGCGAGGGGAGGCCTTCGGCAACTACGAGTGCCTCAACATGGTGGCCTGCGAGGACCCTGACGGCAAGGCGCCCAGGTACCTCGAGGCTGCGCGCATGCTGCTCAAGGGGGCAAGGGTTATAAGCCC AATTATGCCGGTGAGTCCACGTTACGAAGGCATTGTCGAGGGTTTGGAGAAGGCGGTAAAACACGGAGCTGCAGGTGGCAACTGCAACCATTACAAATGCGACTTGCAGAATTAA